The Callithrix jacchus isolate 240 chromosome 20, calJac240_pri, whole genome shotgun sequence genome has a window encoding:
- the IL34 gene encoding interleukin-34, producing the protein MPWGFAWLRYLGILLSMALGNEHLEMWPLTQSKECTVTGFLRDKLQYRNRLQYMKYYFPINYKIGVPYEEVFRIANVTRLQRARVSERELRYLWVLVSLSATESVQDVLLEGHPSWKYLQEVQTLLLDVQRGLTDVEVSPKVESVLSLLNAPGPNLKLVRPKALLDNCFRVMELLYCSCCKQSSVLNWQDCEMPSPQSYSPEPSLQCVATQPYPPPPQPPSCSPHSTGSSRPVRTQSKGLLP; encoded by the exons ATCTTGGCATCCTCCTCAGCATGGCCTTGGGGAATGAGCATTTGGAGATGTGGCCCTTGACGCAGAGCAAGGAGTGCACTGTCACGGGTTTTCTGCGGGACAAACTGCAGTACAGGAACCGACTTCAGTACATG AAATATTACTTCCCCATCAACTACAAGATCGGCGTGCCTTATGAGGAGGTGTTCAGAATCGCcaatgtcaccaggctg CAGAGGGCCCGGGTGAGCGAGCGGGAGTTGCGGTATCTGTGGGTCTTGGTGAGTCTCAGTGCCACTGAATCGGTGCAGGATGTGCTGCTCGAGGGCCACCCGTCCTGGAAGTATCTGCAGGAGGTGCAGACGCTGCTGCTGGATGTCCAGCGGGGCCTCACG GACGTGGAGGTCAGCCCCAAGGTGGAATCCGTGTTGTCCCTCCTGAATGCCCCAGGGCCAAACCTGAAGCTGGTGCGGCCCAAAGCCCTGCTGGACAACTGCTTCCGGGTCATGGAGCTGCTGTACTGCTCCTGCT GTAAACAAAGCTCTGTCCTAAACTGGCAGGACTGTGAGATGCCAAGTCCTCAGTCCTATAGCCCAGAGCCCTCATTGCAATGTGTGGCCACCCAGCCGTATCCTCCGCCTCCACAGCCCCCCAGCTGCTCTCCTCATTCCACCGGCTCATCGAGGCCGGTCAGGACACAGAGCAAGGGTCTCTTGCCCTGA